GCGCTCAGAGGCTGTCCCCAAAAGCGCGGCGTTTGCGTGCGCGTGTACACGACGACCCCCAAGAAGCCCAACTCGGCCTTGCGCAAGGTCGCACGCGTGCGACTGTCGAACGGCCTCGAGGTTACCACCTACATTCCCGGTGAGGGCCACAACCTTCAGGAGCATTCCGTGGTCCTGATCCGCGGAGGCCGGGTCAAGGACCTGCCCGGCGTGCGCTACCACGTGGTGCGAGGCTCGCTCGACGCGCTGGGCGCTGCCGGCCCCTCGAACACCAACAAGGCCAGCCGCACCCAGCGCCGCTCCAAGTACGGCGTCAAGCGCCCCAAGAAGTAGGCGCGCCGAGCTGGTGCAGCATCCCTGAGGGAGGTTTCCGAACATGGCCCGCCGCCGCGAAGTCCCGAAACGCAGGATCATCCCAGACGCAAAGTACCGCGACCGCCTGGTGGCCAAGTTCACCAACATTCTCATGTGGGACGGAAAGAAGTCGACCGCCGAGGGGATCCTCTACCGTGCACTAGACGTGATTCGTTCCCGCTACAAAGCCGAGCCGATCGAGGTGTTTCGCAAGGCCATCGACAACGCCAAGCCCAAGGTGGAGGTCAAGAGCCGGCGCGTGGGCGGTGCAACCTATCAGGTGCCGGTCGAGGTCCGGCCGGAGCGTCGCACCGCGCTGGCGCTGCGCTGGGTCGTGCAGTATGCACGTGCACGCGGTGAAAAAACCATGGTAGAGCGCCTTGCGGCAGAGCTGATGGACGCCTCCCAGGGACGCGGGGCGGCCGTGAAGAAGCGAGAAGACACCCATCGAATGGCTGACGCCAACCGAGCCTTTGCTCACTACCGTTGGTAGGAGCCCTGTTGAAAACGCAGTCCGGGCAGGTCCTTCGCGCAGGAAACCGCTCGGCAAGGAGACGCAGCGAACATCGGATGATCGATACACAGCGAGTGGTGGCCGGCGCGGGCGTGCCTGCTGCAGCAACCCCAACGGTCTAACCTAGACCCTCGCTGTCACGCTTCCACGCGAGCGCCCCGTCCTTGCCTGTCCCGGGCAGCGAAAACGGCGTTGCCTCGCGGAG
The Pseudomonadota bacterium genome window above contains:
- the rpsL gene encoding 30S ribosomal protein S12, with product MPTINQLVRRGRVAQRAKTDSPALRGCPQKRGVCVRVYTTTPKKPNSALRKVARVRLSNGLEVTTYIPGEGHNLQEHSVVLIRGGRVKDLPGVRYHVVRGSLDALGAAGPSNTNKASRTQRRSKYGVKRPKK
- the rpsG gene encoding 30S ribosomal protein S7 codes for the protein MARRREVPKRRIIPDAKYRDRLVAKFTNILMWDGKKSTAEGILYRALDVIRSRYKAEPIEVFRKAIDNAKPKVEVKSRRVGGATYQVPVEVRPERRTALALRWVVQYARARGEKTMVERLAAELMDASQGRGAAVKKREDTHRMADANRAFAHYRW